In Larimichthys crocea isolate SSNF chromosome IV, L_crocea_2.0, whole genome shotgun sequence, a genomic segment contains:
- the ssna1 gene encoding microtubule nucleation factor SSNA1: protein MTQQAAALQTYNNELVKCIEDLCSKREELNRQIKQEEEEKDRLQHDIRVLSEKLSRVNESLAQRISARATFDRTIAETEAAYTKILESSQSLLSVLKQEAGNLSKATEPRRKEH, encoded by the exons ATGACACAACAAGCTGCCGCTCTGCAGACCTACAACAATGAGCTGGTCAAGT GTATCGAGGACCTGTGCTCCAAGCGGGAGGAGCTGAACCGTCAGATcaagcaggaggaagaggagaaggatcGCCTGCAGCACGACATCCGAGTCCTCTCGGAGAAGCTGAGCAGAGTCAACGAGAGCCTGGCGCAAAGAATCTCTGCGCGCGCCACTTTCGACCGCACCATTGCAGAGACCGAGGCTGCATACACCAAG ATCTTGGAGAGTTCACAGTCTCTCCTGAGCGTCCTGAAGCAGGAGGCAGGAAACCTCAGTAAAGCCACAGAGCCTCGGAGGAAGGAGCACTAA